The sequence CTGTATCAACGCATCGAGGCGCCGAACAAGACACCGAGCGGGTTTCTCCTGCTTCCAATCAGTCAACAACGATAGCCATGCTTCGGACACTGAATGAAAATGGGCATCAGCGATTCCTAGCTAGCCGAAGCCTCCTCTCTATCTTCCTCTTTCCATCACAGACATAGGAATTCAACAAAAGCCGGACAAGAGACCAGATGGCGTATGGACACGTTCCGAGGCCCACTGGGTCGGATCCCAGCACGCTCCGTCCTCGCATCTACACACTGCCGCCACGGGCACAgacgcagcaacgacaggGCGTTGTGATGATCCCCTTCAACGCCGAGGGATCTGATCAAGCTGGCTACGTTGCTGTTGACAGCAAACAAGTGCTGCGGCCTCCAAAGCCACTGATCGAGTATCTAGCAAAGGTGTTTAATGCCGAGCTGGAACGCGGCGTCACATACCCGCAACGCGGACCCATGGATTTGGCCGAGTTCGAAGGCTACTTTTTGGGGTATGATCTCATCGTCGGATTCTTCCTCTCGGCTGATCAGCTCGCATTGATCACAGCCTCGAACGCCCCCGATGTAGGGCTACAAGTGGATAACGTCGGACAACTTCCGGATCTGTCGCAGCTCGACTACGAAGAGCAAGTG comes from Mycosarcoma maydis chromosome 1, whole genome shotgun sequence and encodes:
- a CDS encoding uncharacterized protein (related to l-azetidine-2-carboxylic acid acetyltransferase), with the translated sequence MAYGHVPRPTGSDPSTLRPRIYTLPPRAQTQQRQGVVMIPFNAEGSDQAGYVAVDSKQVLRPPKPLIEYLAKVFNAELERGVTYPQRGPMDLAEFEGYFLGYDLIVGFFLSADQLALITASNAPDVGLQVDNVGQLPDLSQLDYEEQVAGFYYIKPNYPGRSSHLCNAGFVVPPTGRGLGLGGVFGRSFLHFGPQAGYKGSVFNLVYVNNTASVKIWQRLGFTIIGRLPMAGLLKTEDGGEELTDAYIIFKDFTGTVQDNHSAESKALRTQSNDGTQGAI